A genomic stretch from Ictalurus punctatus breed USDA103 chromosome 2, Coco_2.0, whole genome shotgun sequence includes:
- the nfil3-6 gene encoding nuclear factor, interleukin 3 regulated, member 6: MFEEGSQEMREQSAGVLPAVEAVSTGMLGLDVATQSSTMSFTEEAVSILTSSSLLARSLLGHTSALKRKEVTPGGSTLRRKREFIPQEKKDEGYWDKRKKNNEAAKRSREKRRVNDMVLENRVLGLLEENARLRAELLALKYRYGLVKEPSNAPILPLTSTAPSVPQPANSHYYLLREDGLHPSTAMVPHPNSTQAVFHVGRGIRENSSMSEDSGFSTPGGSSVGSPVFFEDRLSDHGKLSPNRSDELGCEYHHSPAPDTLVAQVSAGNTSTASGNGDSLEGMKSLPHKLRFKCPGSCDNENSNERRSPVQHTGGRENPRNNLSFGMGDGARLWSQSEGDESRKILPHHHGGPMGSCSSGQPHGNHSEAFFHAENSMLKSQLSYLGEEVAQLKKLFSEQLSKMN; the protein is encoded by the coding sequence ATGTTTGAAGAGGGATCTCAAGAAATGAGAGAGCAGAGTGCGGGAGTCCTGCCAGCTGTGGAGGCTGTGAGCACAGGAATGTTAGGATTAGACGTGGCAACCCAGAGCAGCACAATGTCTTTCACAGAGGAGGCTGTCTCCATCCTTACATCGAGCAGTCTGCTGGCTCGCTCACTATTAGGCCACACATCAGCACTGAAACGCAAAGAGGTGACCCCGGGTGGAAGCACACTGAGGCGCAAGCGTGAGTTCATCCCCCAGGAGAAGAAAGATGAAGGGTATTGGGACAAGCGCAAGAAGAACAATGAAGCAGCAAAGCGCTCACGGGAGAAGCGGCGTGTCAATGACATGGTGCTAGAGAACCGTGTACTTGGACTGCTTGAGGAGAATGCCAGGCTCAGAGCAGAACTACTAGCACTCAAATACCGCTATGGCTTGGTCAAAGAACCCTCGAATGCACCCATCCTTCCACTAACCTCCACTGCCCCGTCTGTTCCTCAACCTGCCAACTCACATTATTACCTACTCCGCGAAGATGGGCTTCACCCCAGTACTGCTATGGTACCCCATCCGAATTCCACTCAGGCTGTATTCCATGTGGGACGAGGTATCAGGGAGAATAGTAGCATGTCAGAGGACTCAGGCTTCTCAACTCCTGGAGGCTCCAGTGTTGGAAGTCCTGTGTTTTTTGAGGACCGTCTGAGCGATCATGGAAAACTGTCTCCAAACAGATCTGACGAGTTGGGCTGCGAATATCACCACTCTCCTGCCCCTGACACTCTTGTGGCACAGGTTTCAGCAGGGAACACCTCCACAGCATCTGGAAATGGGGACTCATTGGAAGGTATGAAGAGCCTCCCACACAAATTACGCTTCAAGTGTCCAGGCAGCTGCGATAACGAGAACTCCAATGAAAGACGCAGTCCTGTGCAGCACACAGGAGGACGGGAAAACCCCAGAAATAATTTATCATTTGGCATGGGTGATGGGGCTCGGCTCTGGTCACAGAGTGAAGGAGACGAATCTCGAAAAATTCTCCCTCATCATCACGGTGGCCCGATGGGCAGTTGCAGCAGTGGTCAGCCACATGGGAACCACAGCGAGGCATTTTTCCATGCTGAGAACAGCATGCTCAAATCTCAGCTTAGCTACCTTGGGGAGGAAGTGGCACAGCTCAAGAAGCTCTTCTCTGAGCAGCTCTCCAAAATGAACTAA
- the LOC108279429 gene encoding uncharacterized protein LOC108279429 isoform X1: MKSETNKDLNVSGLEMDEAEKYQQRLQAIAEKRQLQEEEEKVRREMEEEWLKLAHHKRKSLREQWLMEVTPSSAADPKLQSVIPTPQTTEQSAEETQSSERQMKKDVEKTKNINEESTQIGKNELSIHSADKIEKPAQTYLGEEDGNVLEVLEVEMKRNLLSKAAHEDTEEKRKVKTEEQEVDQLAVDLLHHSLQHNKTADEAHGSLADRKIELIMAEDSAAVEEEEWEMVNCSPEEGLGLVLTSDLTQAQIDLGFGPKGDGTILKVEQVFIMDEEDVGIGASEVLSLVVAEKKSDLEDTSCESLSERTQVERPPGGALQTLYEKGAHAGTSAPLQELSNVSDINSPVYSVEYERNLPHLPAHVVEEILGDNTEYKGDQSISADRIVKVELKEALGPEDEVFQNISLDKKREKSSSLLQREMVAQSTEQESEIQILMPPSVAPNRAETVTPTKRKTCHCCTVM; encoded by the exons acTCGAAATGGATGAGGCAGAAAAGTACCAGCAGAGGCTGCAGGCCATTGCA GAGAAGAGGCAGTtgcaggaagaggaagagaaagtcAGGAGGGAGATGGAAGAAGAGTGGCTGAAACTTGCTCACCACAAG AGGAAGTCTCTGAGAGAGCAGTGGCTGATGGAAGTGACCCCCAGTAGTGCTGCGGATCCGAAACTGCAGTCTGTGATTCCCACTCCTCAGACAACAGAGCAGAGTGCAGAAGA AACACAAAGCTCAGAGAGACAAATGAAGAAAGACGTGGAAAAAACCAAGAACATAAATGAAGAATCTACACAAATTGGGAAGAATGAGCTTTCAATCCATTCTGCAGACAAAATAGAGAAGCCAGCACAG ACATATCTGGGAGAGGAGGACGGAAACG TGCTTGAGGTGTTGGAGGTTGAAATGAAGAGAAACCTGCTTTCAAAAGCAGCACATGAGGatacagaggaaaaaagaaaggtgAAGACAGAAGAGCAAGAAGTTGATCAATTAGCAGTGGATCTACTGCACCATTCATTACAGCATAATAAGACAGCAGATGAGGCACATGGTTCTTTAGCTGATAGAAAAATAGAGTTAATTATGGCAGAAGACAGTGCTgcagtggaggaggaagaatgGGAGATGGTGAATTGTAGTCCAGAAGAAGGCCTGGGCCTGGTGCTGACCTCTGACTTAACACAAGCTCAGATAGACTTGGGCTTCGGTCCTAAAGGTGATGGAACCATTCTGAAAGTGGAGCAAGTCTTCATCATGGATGAAGAGGATGTAGGGATTGGTGCATCTGAGGTGTTGAGCCTTGTTGTGGCTGAGAAGAAGTCCGATCTTGAAGACACATCCTGTGAATCTCTGTCAGAAAGAACCCAAGTGGAAAGACCTCCTGGGGGTGCATTACAGACTCTTTATGAAAAGGGGGCACATGCAGGTACGTCTGCCCCTTTGCAGGAGCTGAGTAATGTGTCGGATATAAATTCTCCAGTATATTCAGTAGAATATGAACGGAATCTGCCACACCTTCCAGCACATGTTGTAGAAGAAATTCTTGGAGATAATACAGAATACAAAGGGGACCAAAGTATATCTGCAGACAGGATTGTAAAAGTGGAATTGAAGGAGGCATTGGGTCCTGAAGATGAAGTGTTTCAGAACATCTCATtagataaaaaaagagagaaatctTCATCCTTGTTGCAAAGGGAAATGGTTGCACAAAGCACTGAGCAAGAGTCAGAAATACAAATACTGATGCCTCCAAGTGTGGCTCCAAATAGAGCAGAAACAGTCACCCCAACAAAAAGAAAGACTTGCCACTGTTGCACTGTCATGTAA
- the LOC108279429 gene encoding uncharacterized protein LOC108279429 isoform X3 — protein MEVTPSSAADPKLQSVIPTPQTTEQSAEETQSSERQMKKDVEKTKNINEESTQIGKNELSIHSADKIEKPAQTYLGEEDGNVLEVLEVEMKRNLLSKAAHEDTEEKRKVKTEEQEVDQLAVDLLHHSLQHNKTADEAHGSLADRKIELIMAEDSAAVEEEEWEMVNCSPEEGLGLVLTSDLTQAQIDLGFGPKGDGTILKVEQVFIMDEEDVGIGASEVLSLVVAEKKSDLEDTSCESLSERTQVERPPGGALQTLYEKGAHAGTSAPLQELSNVSDINSPVYSVEYERNLPHLPAHVVEEILGDNTEYKGDQSISADRIVKVELKEALGPEDEVFQNISLDKKREKSSSLLQREMVAQSTEQESEIQILMPPSVAPNRAETVTPTKRKTCHCCTVM, from the exons ATGGAAGTGACCCCCAGTAGTGCTGCGGATCCGAAACTGCAGTCTGTGATTCCCACTCCTCAGACAACAGAGCAGAGTGCAGAAGA AACACAAAGCTCAGAGAGACAAATGAAGAAAGACGTGGAAAAAACCAAGAACATAAATGAAGAATCTACACAAATTGGGAAGAATGAGCTTTCAATCCATTCTGCAGACAAAATAGAGAAGCCAGCACAG ACATATCTGGGAGAGGAGGACGGAAACG TGCTTGAGGTGTTGGAGGTTGAAATGAAGAGAAACCTGCTTTCAAAAGCAGCACATGAGGatacagaggaaaaaagaaaggtgAAGACAGAAGAGCAAGAAGTTGATCAATTAGCAGTGGATCTACTGCACCATTCATTACAGCATAATAAGACAGCAGATGAGGCACATGGTTCTTTAGCTGATAGAAAAATAGAGTTAATTATGGCAGAAGACAGTGCTgcagtggaggaggaagaatgGGAGATGGTGAATTGTAGTCCAGAAGAAGGCCTGGGCCTGGTGCTGACCTCTGACTTAACACAAGCTCAGATAGACTTGGGCTTCGGTCCTAAAGGTGATGGAACCATTCTGAAAGTGGAGCAAGTCTTCATCATGGATGAAGAGGATGTAGGGATTGGTGCATCTGAGGTGTTGAGCCTTGTTGTGGCTGAGAAGAAGTCCGATCTTGAAGACACATCCTGTGAATCTCTGTCAGAAAGAACCCAAGTGGAAAGACCTCCTGGGGGTGCATTACAGACTCTTTATGAAAAGGGGGCACATGCAGGTACGTCTGCCCCTTTGCAGGAGCTGAGTAATGTGTCGGATATAAATTCTCCAGTATATTCAGTAGAATATGAACGGAATCTGCCACACCTTCCAGCACATGTTGTAGAAGAAATTCTTGGAGATAATACAGAATACAAAGGGGACCAAAGTATATCTGCAGACAGGATTGTAAAAGTGGAATTGAAGGAGGCATTGGGTCCTGAAGATGAAGTGTTTCAGAACATCTCATtagataaaaaaagagagaaatctTCATCCTTGTTGCAAAGGGAAATGGTTGCACAAAGCACTGAGCAAGAGTCAGAAATACAAATACTGATGCCTCCAAGTGTGGCTCCAAATAGAGCAGAAACAGTCACCCCAACAAAAAGAAAGACTTGCCACTGTTGCACTGTCATGTAA
- the LOC108279429 gene encoding paralemmin-1 isoform X4 — MKSETNKDLNVSGLEMDEAEKYQQRLQAIAEKRQLQEEEEKVRREMEEEWLKLAHHKRKSLREQWLMEVTPSSAADPKLQSVIPTPQTTEQSAEETQSSERQMKKDVEKTKNINEESTQIGKNELSIHSADKIEKPAQTYLGEEDGNGTEGEKRERDRQVRKTCMNTLY; from the exons acTCGAAATGGATGAGGCAGAAAAGTACCAGCAGAGGCTGCAGGCCATTGCA GAGAAGAGGCAGTtgcaggaagaggaagagaaagtcAGGAGGGAGATGGAAGAAGAGTGGCTGAAACTTGCTCACCACAAG AGGAAGTCTCTGAGAGAGCAGTGGCTGATGGAAGTGACCCCCAGTAGTGCTGCGGATCCGAAACTGCAGTCTGTGATTCCCACTCCTCAGACAACAGAGCAGAGTGCAGAAGA AACACAAAGCTCAGAGAGACAAATGAAGAAAGACGTGGAAAAAACCAAGAACATAAATGAAGAATCTACACAAATTGGGAAGAATGAGCTTTCAATCCATTCTGCAGACAAAATAGAGAAGCCAGCACAG ACATATCTGGGAGAGGAGGACGGAAACG GCACAGAaggtgaaaagagagagagagaccgccAAGTGAGAAAGACATGTATGAACACACTGTACTGA
- the LOC108279429 gene encoding uncharacterized protein LOC108279429 isoform X2, which yields MDEAEKYQQRLQAIAEKRQLQEEEEKVRREMEEEWLKLAHHKRKSLREQWLMEVTPSSAADPKLQSVIPTPQTTEQSAEETQSSERQMKKDVEKTKNINEESTQIGKNELSIHSADKIEKPAQTYLGEEDGNVLEVLEVEMKRNLLSKAAHEDTEEKRKVKTEEQEVDQLAVDLLHHSLQHNKTADEAHGSLADRKIELIMAEDSAAVEEEEWEMVNCSPEEGLGLVLTSDLTQAQIDLGFGPKGDGTILKVEQVFIMDEEDVGIGASEVLSLVVAEKKSDLEDTSCESLSERTQVERPPGGALQTLYEKGAHAGTSAPLQELSNVSDINSPVYSVEYERNLPHLPAHVVEEILGDNTEYKGDQSISADRIVKVELKEALGPEDEVFQNISLDKKREKSSSLLQREMVAQSTEQESEIQILMPPSVAPNRAETVTPTKRKTCHCCTVM from the exons ATGGATGAGGCAGAAAAGTACCAGCAGAGGCTGCAGGCCATTGCA GAGAAGAGGCAGTtgcaggaagaggaagagaaagtcAGGAGGGAGATGGAAGAAGAGTGGCTGAAACTTGCTCACCACAAG AGGAAGTCTCTGAGAGAGCAGTGGCTGATGGAAGTGACCCCCAGTAGTGCTGCGGATCCGAAACTGCAGTCTGTGATTCCCACTCCTCAGACAACAGAGCAGAGTGCAGAAGA AACACAAAGCTCAGAGAGACAAATGAAGAAAGACGTGGAAAAAACCAAGAACATAAATGAAGAATCTACACAAATTGGGAAGAATGAGCTTTCAATCCATTCTGCAGACAAAATAGAGAAGCCAGCACAG ACATATCTGGGAGAGGAGGACGGAAACG TGCTTGAGGTGTTGGAGGTTGAAATGAAGAGAAACCTGCTTTCAAAAGCAGCACATGAGGatacagaggaaaaaagaaaggtgAAGACAGAAGAGCAAGAAGTTGATCAATTAGCAGTGGATCTACTGCACCATTCATTACAGCATAATAAGACAGCAGATGAGGCACATGGTTCTTTAGCTGATAGAAAAATAGAGTTAATTATGGCAGAAGACAGTGCTgcagtggaggaggaagaatgGGAGATGGTGAATTGTAGTCCAGAAGAAGGCCTGGGCCTGGTGCTGACCTCTGACTTAACACAAGCTCAGATAGACTTGGGCTTCGGTCCTAAAGGTGATGGAACCATTCTGAAAGTGGAGCAAGTCTTCATCATGGATGAAGAGGATGTAGGGATTGGTGCATCTGAGGTGTTGAGCCTTGTTGTGGCTGAGAAGAAGTCCGATCTTGAAGACACATCCTGTGAATCTCTGTCAGAAAGAACCCAAGTGGAAAGACCTCCTGGGGGTGCATTACAGACTCTTTATGAAAAGGGGGCACATGCAGGTACGTCTGCCCCTTTGCAGGAGCTGAGTAATGTGTCGGATATAAATTCTCCAGTATATTCAGTAGAATATGAACGGAATCTGCCACACCTTCCAGCACATGTTGTAGAAGAAATTCTTGGAGATAATACAGAATACAAAGGGGACCAAAGTATATCTGCAGACAGGATTGTAAAAGTGGAATTGAAGGAGGCATTGGGTCCTGAAGATGAAGTGTTTCAGAACATCTCATtagataaaaaaagagagaaatctTCATCCTTGTTGCAAAGGGAAATGGTTGCACAAAGCACTGAGCAAGAGTCAGAAATACAAATACTGATGCCTCCAAGTGTGGCTCCAAATAGAGCAGAAACAGTCACCCCAACAAAAAGAAAGACTTGCCACTGTTGCACTGTCATGTAA